From Micromonospora echinospora, one genomic window encodes:
- a CDS encoding thioesterase family protein, whose protein sequence is MSGSEAFYRPDGADTYLPTLHTEGPWDPRYQHGGPPGALLARAAEEHLTGTGLVVARITMEILGPVPCRPVQVRARVERPGRRVQLVRAELRHEGQLLMTATAWAVRPAPAALPVGPTTARGPEPGPEAGRSMVPPPGTPWDCGFLAATEWRFVDGGYDRPGPGAAWVRARHPLLPGEPLSPLQRTVLTVDSANGMSAVLDIEKWMFVPPELTVHVLRPPDGEWLHLAAVTEVAPGCAGLTTGTLSDRHGPVARSAQALFVARQPEPPGR, encoded by the coding sequence ATGAGTGGATCCGAGGCGTTCTACCGACCCGACGGCGCGGACACCTACCTGCCCACCCTGCACACCGAGGGCCCCTGGGACCCCCGCTACCAGCACGGTGGGCCGCCGGGGGCGCTGCTGGCCCGCGCCGCCGAGGAACACCTCACCGGCACCGGCCTGGTCGTCGCCCGGATCACCATGGAGATCCTCGGGCCGGTGCCGTGCCGGCCCGTCCAGGTGCGGGCCCGGGTCGAACGACCCGGACGGCGCGTCCAGCTCGTCCGCGCCGAGCTGCGCCACGAGGGCCAACTGCTGATGACCGCCACCGCCTGGGCGGTGCGGCCGGCCCCGGCGGCGCTACCGGTCGGTCCGACCACGGCGCGCGGACCCGAGCCGGGCCCGGAGGCGGGCCGGTCGATGGTGCCACCGCCCGGCACGCCGTGGGACTGCGGCTTCCTCGCCGCCACCGAGTGGCGTTTCGTCGACGGCGGCTACGACCGCCCCGGTCCGGGGGCGGCCTGGGTGCGCGCCCGGCACCCGCTCCTGCCGGGCGAGCCGCTCTCACCGCTGCAGCGCACGGTGCTGACCGTCGACTCGGCCAACGGGATGAGCGCGGTGCTGGACATCGAGAAGTGGATGTTCGTCCCGCCCGAGCTGACCGTCCACGTCCTCCGGCCACCGGACGGCGAGTGGCTGCACCTGGCCGCGGTCACCGAGGTGGCCCCGGGCTGCGCGGGGCTGACCACCGGCACGCTCTCCGACCGGCACGGGCCGGTCGCCCGCTCCGCCCAGGCGCTCTTCGTGGCTCGGCAGCCCGAACCTCCGGGACGGTGA
- a CDS encoding non-ribosomal peptide synthetase: MTSQVFGASAPASRREPAGPDGTGEPAVPLDLAGQRVWRAEQLHPGTPANLVALAASVPARVDVAALRTALCAALVPDDPLLAVHTDRAGRAVRHRPAGEPQVPVVVTDLTHLPDGERDTAVEEILTDEASTGFALAYEAPLRCRVLLLPGRTVLVLVAHRVAADEQTLGALLHRAAHYYPAATDPAGPSGATGPTGAGGGVAGTPVVHRAPRPGPARPTGSQVGADDGLDAWRELLAVPPSAALPTDWPRPAVLAGTGGTTTVTVPADTRRRLRDRFPEVDEATVLLAGLHALLARHGAGTDVAVTATTPATGGGELVVRTDLAGDPDFAAVVDRTRAAVTVATGAAVPFARLAEELGGTAASVRHDPFARVALTLRDAPLLPPALGGLPLSPLPLPRLGVRYELRLVLEAAADGGLTGGLEYARDLFDPPTADRIAARFPLLLAAAAATPGTPVSRLGLVTPAERTLVLDTWNDVHAPRPEDRCLHELILDRARAFPEAPAVVCAGRTLSYRELDERSARLAAVLRGHAVRGRLVALCVEKSVEMVVGVLAILRAGAAWVPMDPAYPVARLGFMLADAQAPVVLADAASADRLPRHDATTVLLDDAPDAVTSANGGRPDPDEGPAGDPGSFCYVIYTSGSTGTPKGAANTHRGVLNTMAALVSRCRMDNRTRLLQCSSLSFDMSAFDILSTLLAGGCLVVPTRADLTDPQRLLDLAHDARITMWSSTPALFRGAVDVALDSGAGLPEGLRTVVLGGDRFPGGVIGPLRSLAPRARAFNVAGMTEVSFTTTGHPVTSADARRASVPWGRPLPHQRMYVLDDEGDPVPVGVPGELYIGGVGVGPGYWRRPELTAQRFLPDPFVADPDARMYRTGDLVRHLSDGQIEFLGRLDHQVKVRGYRIELGEVETALAGHPQVRDCVVDLRAGTDEQSRLTAYLVPVDPEQPATVESLREFLGGRLPEHMVPAVFVAVPRIPVTPGGKIDRTALAELPLPAGRPELGSAYTPPRDGLERSVVAEWERVLGVSGIGVDDEFTALGGHSLLATAAMTMISDVLGVPMSARDLYEASTPARLARRIRALTPDRVWD; the protein is encoded by the coding sequence ATGACGAGCCAGGTCTTCGGTGCATCCGCACCGGCGTCGCGGCGCGAGCCGGCCGGACCGGACGGGACCGGCGAACCGGCCGTGCCGTTGGACCTGGCCGGGCAGCGGGTCTGGCGGGCCGAGCAACTGCACCCCGGCACGCCCGCGAACCTCGTCGCGCTGGCGGCGAGCGTACCGGCCCGGGTGGACGTCGCCGCGCTGCGCACCGCGTTGTGCGCCGCCCTCGTCCCGGACGACCCGCTGCTCGCCGTGCACACCGACCGGGCGGGCCGGGCGGTCCGCCACCGGCCCGCCGGGGAGCCACAGGTCCCCGTGGTCGTCACCGACCTGACCCACCTGCCCGACGGGGAACGGGACACCGCCGTCGAGGAGATCCTCACCGACGAGGCGTCGACCGGGTTCGCGCTCGCGTACGAGGCGCCGCTGCGCTGCCGGGTGCTGCTGCTCCCCGGGCGGACGGTGCTGGTCCTCGTGGCGCACCGGGTCGCGGCCGACGAACAGACCCTCGGCGCGCTGCTGCACCGGGCCGCCCATTACTACCCCGCGGCGACCGACCCGGCGGGGCCGAGCGGCGCGACGGGACCGACCGGCGCGGGCGGGGGTGTCGCCGGGACCCCGGTGGTCCACCGCGCGCCGCGTCCCGGCCCCGCACGGCCGACCGGCTCGCAGGTGGGCGCGGACGACGGACTGGACGCCTGGCGGGAACTGCTGGCCGTTCCCCCCTCGGCGGCGCTGCCCACCGACTGGCCGCGACCGGCCGTGCTGGCCGGCACGGGCGGCACGACCACGGTGACCGTCCCGGCCGACACCCGCCGGCGGCTGCGGGACCGGTTCCCGGAGGTCGACGAGGCGACGGTGCTGCTCGCGGGTCTGCACGCCCTGCTGGCCCGGCACGGCGCCGGGACCGACGTCGCGGTCACCGCCACCACCCCGGCCACCGGCGGCGGTGAACTGGTCGTCCGCACCGACCTGGCCGGTGATCCCGACTTCGCCGCCGTGGTCGACCGCACCCGGGCGGCGGTGACCGTCGCCACCGGGGCCGCCGTGCCGTTCGCCCGGCTCGCCGAGGAGCTGGGCGGGACGGCGGCGAGCGTCCGCCACGACCCGTTCGCGCGGGTGGCGCTGACCCTCCGGGACGCCCCCCTGCTGCCACCGGCCCTGGGCGGGCTGCCCCTGTCCCCGCTGCCGCTGCCCCGACTCGGCGTCCGGTACGAGCTGCGCCTGGTGCTGGAGGCGGCTGCGGACGGCGGACTGACCGGCGGGTTGGAGTACGCCCGGGACCTGTTCGACCCGCCGACGGCCGACCGGATCGCCGCCCGGTTCCCGCTGCTGCTCGCGGCGGCGGCCGCCACCCCGGGCACCCCGGTGTCCCGGCTGGGGCTGGTCACCCCGGCCGAACGCACGCTGGTCCTCGACACGTGGAACGACGTCCACGCGCCGAGGCCCGAGGACCGCTGCCTGCACGAGCTGATCCTCGACCGGGCGCGGGCGTTCCCCGAAGCGCCGGCGGTGGTCTGCGCCGGCCGGACGCTGTCGTACCGGGAACTGGACGAGCGGTCCGCCCGACTCGCCGCCGTGCTGCGCGGCCACGCCGTGCGGGGCCGGCTGGTCGCGCTCTGCGTGGAGAAGTCCGTCGAGATGGTCGTGGGGGTGCTGGCGATCCTGCGCGCCGGGGCGGCCTGGGTGCCGATGGATCCGGCCTACCCGGTGGCCCGGCTCGGATTCATGCTGGCGGACGCGCAGGCGCCGGTGGTCCTGGCCGACGCCGCCTCCGCCGACCGGCTGCCCCGGCACGACGCCACGACGGTGCTCCTCGACGACGCGCCGGACGCGGTCACGTCGGCCAACGGTGGCCGCCCCGACCCGGACGAGGGACCGGCGGGCGACCCGGGGAGCTTCTGCTACGTCATCTACACCTCCGGGTCGACCGGGACGCCGAAAGGCGCGGCGAACACCCACCGGGGCGTGCTCAACACGATGGCGGCCCTGGTCAGCCGGTGCCGGATGGACAACCGCACCCGACTGTTGCAGTGCTCGTCGCTGAGCTTCGACATGTCCGCGTTCGACATCCTGAGCACCCTGCTCGCCGGGGGCTGCCTGGTGGTGCCCACCCGGGCCGACCTGACCGACCCGCAGCGCCTGCTCGACCTGGCGCACGACGCCCGGATCACCATGTGGAGTTCCACCCCGGCGCTGTTCCGGGGCGCGGTCGACGTGGCCCTGGACTCCGGGGCCGGCCTGCCCGAGGGGCTCCGGACCGTGGTGCTCGGCGGGGACCGCTTCCCCGGCGGGGTGATCGGCCCGCTGCGGTCGCTGGCGCCCCGGGCCCGGGCCTTCAACGTCGCCGGCATGACCGAGGTCTCCTTCACCACGACCGGTCACCCGGTCACCAGCGCCGACGCCCGTCGGGCCAGCGTCCCCTGGGGACGGCCCCTGCCCCACCAGCGGATGTACGTCCTCGACGACGAAGGCGACCCGGTGCCGGTGGGGGTACCGGGTGAGCTGTACATCGGCGGGGTCGGGGTGGGGCCGGGCTACTGGCGACGACCGGAGCTGACCGCGCAGCGGTTCCTGCCGGATCCGTTCGTCGCCGACCCGGACGCCCGGATGTACCGCACCGGTGACCTGGTGCGTCACCTCAGCGACGGGCAGATCGAGTTCCTCGGCCGGCTGGACCACCAGGTCAAGGTCCGGGGCTACCGGATCGAGCTGGGTGAGGTGGAAACCGCCCTGGCCGGGCACCCCCAGGTCCGGGACTGCGTGGTGGACCTGCGGGCCGGCACGGACGAACAGTCCCGGCTCACCGCCTACCTGGTGCCGGTCGACCCGGAACAGCCGGCGACCGTGGAGAGCCTCCGGGAGTTCCTCGGCGGGCGGCTCCCCGAGCACATGGTCCCGGCGGTCTTCGTCGCGGTGCCCCGGATCCCGGTCACCCCGGGCGGCAAGATCGACCGTACGGCCCTGGCGGAGCTGCCGTTGCCCGCCGGTCGACCGGAGCTGGGCAGCGCCTACACCCCGCCCCGGGACGGACTCGAACGCAGCGTCGTCGCCGAGTGGGAACGGGTGCTCGGGGTGTCCGGGATCGGGGTGGACGACGAGTTCACCGCCCTGGGCGGCCATTCGCTGCTCGCCACCGCCGCGATGACGATGATCTCCGACGTGCTGGGGGTGCCGATGTCGGCGCGGGACCTCTACGAGGCGTCCACCCCGGCCCGCCTGGCCCGCCGGATCCGCGCGCTCACGCCGGACCGGGTCTGGGACTGA
- a CDS encoding nitroreductase: MMTLLDAVRSRRSVGRLVDPAPSDEEIVALVTDAASAPDHGLLRPWRLIVVRDTARDVLGTALAEGCPADDPVGRRRAAGKPLRAPLLLSIVLVPRDNPKVPEWEQLAATSAMVGNLGLLLHDAGYGAIWRTGNVTDSPQVRGLLGLAPGERLLGWLYVGTPGAAPPPVPRPAFAPHERLFALRPGGTVVPLPAVAARPGGRP, translated from the coding sequence ATGATGACGCTGCTGGACGCCGTCCGCAGCCGGCGCAGCGTCGGCCGGCTGGTCGACCCGGCCCCGTCCGACGAGGAGATCGTCGCCCTGGTCACCGACGCCGCGTCCGCCCCGGACCACGGACTGCTGCGCCCCTGGCGCTTGATCGTCGTCCGGGACACCGCCCGCGACGTCCTCGGGACGGCGCTGGCCGAGGGCTGCCCGGCCGACGACCCGGTGGGACGTCGACGCGCGGCGGGCAAGCCCCTGCGGGCCCCGCTGCTGCTGTCGATCGTGCTCGTTCCCCGGGACAATCCCAAGGTGCCGGAGTGGGAGCAACTCGCGGCGACCTCGGCGATGGTGGGCAACCTGGGGCTGCTGCTGCACGACGCGGGCTACGGCGCGATCTGGCGTACCGGCAATGTCACCGACTCCCCGCAGGTGCGCGGCCTGCTCGGGCTGGCCCCGGGCGAGCGGCTGCTCGGCTGGCTCTACGTCGGCACGCCCGGTGCCGCGCCGCCCCCGGTGCCCCGGCCGGCCTTCGCCCCGCACGAGCGGCTCTTCGCCCTGCGCCCCGGGGGCACGGTCGTGCCGCTGCCGGCGGTCGCCGCCCGGCCCGGCGGGCGGCCGTAG
- a CDS encoding RraA family protein, producing the protein MTTDDLVELFREHGTGAVSDALDLLGRNGGLSGLSRRSGTGTVVGPAYTLRFEPVAAGVRAPAGEFIDDVPPGAVVVIANGGRLYCTVWGDILSAVAVRNGVAGTVVDGCCRDVAETRALGYPVWSRAGYMKSGKNRVRLAAVGQPVEVCGTVVDQGDLVCADDSGAVVVPAALATEVGDQVRRIVTIEAAIRADVAAGVPLRDSRRRHGYNLAPRDGVTVPVPSTGRS; encoded by the coding sequence ATGACCACCGACGACCTGGTCGAGCTGTTCCGAGAGCACGGCACCGGCGCGGTCAGCGACGCGCTCGACCTGCTCGGACGCAACGGCGGGCTCTCCGGACTCAGCCGCCGGTCCGGCACCGGCACGGTGGTCGGTCCCGCCTACACCCTCCGGTTCGAGCCGGTGGCCGCCGGCGTCCGCGCGCCGGCCGGGGAGTTCATCGACGACGTGCCTCCCGGCGCGGTCGTGGTGATCGCCAACGGCGGACGGCTCTACTGCACGGTCTGGGGCGACATCCTCAGCGCGGTGGCGGTGCGTAACGGCGTCGCCGGGACGGTCGTCGACGGCTGCTGCCGGGACGTGGCGGAGACCCGCGCCCTCGGCTATCCGGTGTGGAGCCGGGCCGGTTACATGAAGTCGGGCAAGAACCGGGTCCGGCTCGCCGCCGTCGGGCAGCCCGTGGAGGTCTGCGGGACGGTCGTCGACCAGGGTGACCTGGTCTGCGCCGACGACAGCGGCGCGGTGGTCGTGCCGGCCGCCCTCGCCACCGAGGTCGGCGACCAGGTGCGCCGGATCGTCACGATCGAGGCGGCGATCCGGGCCGACGTCGCCGCGGGCGTGCCGCTGCGCGACAGCCGCCGCCGGCACGGCTACAACCTGGCGCCCCGCGACGGGGTCACCGTCCCGGTGCCGTCGACGGGCCGGTCGTGA
- a CDS encoding M81 family metallopeptidase: protein MTRPRAFVAGLVHESSTYMVEVSGPTDLADFDVHSGAELIDEFTGTNTIVGGYLAACGRLGVDPVPGVHARAEPGAAVAPRAAAHLGDQLVAALRTAAPVDVVLLDLHGAGALETGESLDLAVVRAVRAVVGPRVPLAVTVDLHANLPAELVTLVDVLVGFQEYPHTDMAARADLAASLAVGQLTGASRPVVRMRTLPMLLPPSTTWSGPGAWLRDLVREVESEPDVLACTVLHGYPYADTPQARAAVVTVGTPAAAEAANRTVAGALWAHRDRFRIDPVPPERAVATARAAAGRPVVIGDGTDNPGCGAAGDSTYLLTALLDSGLRACLATLHDPATVRACVTAGVGARVEVALGGRHGWASGPPVRATGTVRAITDGRVVQRSMRAGKTLDFGTSVRLSLGDVDVIVASQRRQVLDPEILLLHGVLPDRYDVLAVKSVNHFRAGFATVSDHLLVADAPGPLTREIDSLPRGPATAGLWPMDPDVTFPDLPAVGRPAR from the coding sequence GTGACCCGACCACGGGCGTTCGTCGCGGGCCTGGTGCACGAGTCCAGCACCTACATGGTGGAGGTCAGCGGCCCGACCGACCTCGCCGACTTCGACGTCCACTCCGGAGCGGAGCTGATCGACGAGTTCACCGGCACCAACACCATCGTCGGGGGCTACCTGGCCGCCTGTGGGCGGCTCGGCGTCGACCCGGTGCCCGGCGTGCACGCCCGGGCCGAGCCCGGCGCGGCGGTCGCGCCACGGGCCGCGGCGCACCTGGGGGACCAACTGGTCGCGGCGTTGCGGACGGCCGCCCCGGTCGACGTGGTCCTGCTCGACCTGCACGGGGCGGGCGCGCTGGAGACGGGGGAGAGCCTCGACCTGGCGGTGGTGCGCGCGGTGCGCGCCGTGGTGGGGCCCCGGGTGCCGCTCGCCGTCACGGTCGACCTGCACGCGAACCTGCCGGCGGAGCTGGTGACCCTGGTCGACGTGCTGGTCGGCTTCCAGGAGTACCCGCACACGGACATGGCGGCCCGCGCCGACCTGGCCGCCTCGCTCGCGGTCGGGCAGCTGACCGGCGCGTCGCGACCGGTGGTGCGGATGCGGACCCTGCCGATGCTGCTGCCCCCCTCGACCACCTGGTCCGGTCCCGGGGCGTGGCTGCGCGACCTGGTCCGGGAGGTCGAGTCGGAGCCGGACGTGCTGGCCTGCACGGTGCTGCACGGTTACCCCTACGCCGACACCCCGCAGGCCCGCGCCGCCGTGGTGACCGTCGGCACCCCGGCCGCCGCCGAGGCGGCCAACCGTACGGTGGCCGGGGCGCTCTGGGCCCACCGGGACCGCTTCCGGATCGACCCGGTCCCGCCCGAGCGGGCGGTGGCGACCGCGCGGGCCGCCGCCGGTCGACCCGTGGTCATCGGCGACGGCACCGACAACCCCGGCTGCGGGGCGGCCGGTGACAGCACCTACCTGCTGACCGCGCTGCTCGACAGCGGCCTGCGGGCCTGCCTGGCCACCCTCCACGACCCCGCCACGGTGCGGGCCTGCGTCACCGCCGGGGTCGGCGCCCGGGTGGAGGTGGCGCTCGGCGGCCGGCACGGCTGGGCGAGCGGACCACCGGTCCGGGCCACCGGCACGGTCCGCGCGATCACCGACGGCCGCGTCGTGCAGCGCAGCATGCGGGCCGGCAAGACCCTCGATTTCGGCACCAGCGTGCGGTTGTCCCTCGGCGACGTCGACGTCATCGTGGCCAGCCAGCGCCGGCAGGTCCTCGACCCGGAGATCCTGCTGCTGCACGGCGTGCTGCCCGACCGGTACGACGTGCTGGCGGTGAAGTCGGTCAACCACTTCCGCGCCGGGTTCGCCACGGTCAGCGACCACCTGCTGGTCGCGGACGCGCCCGGCCCGCTCACCCGGGAGATCGACAGCCTGCCGCGCGGACCGGCGACCGCCGGGCTGTGGCCGATGGACCCGGACGTCACGTTCCCCGACCTGCCCGCAGTGGGCCGACCGGCCCGGTGA